Genomic DNA from Myxococcus stipitatus:
GGTCGTCGAGCACGTGAAGTCGCGCCGGGCCTTCGGCCAGTCGCTCAGCCAGCTCCAGGTCGTCCGGCACAAGATCGCCGACCTGTTCACCGCCCGCGAGTGCGCGCGCCAGCTCACCTACCACGCCCTGCGCCTGCACGCGGCCGGGGAATGGGCCGTGGCCCAGACGTCCATGGCCAAGAAGGTGGCCACGGAGACGGCCTGCCGGGTGGCCGACGAGTGCCTCCAGCTCCACGGCGGCGCCGGCTACATGATGGAGTACGACATCCAGCGCCACTGGCGGGATGCCCGGCTGGGGCCCATCGGCGGCGGGGCGAGCGAGGTGATGAACGAAATCATCGCCCGCCAGCTGGGCCTGTAGGGCGGCCAGGCGGCCCCGGCGGGTGGGGCGGTCGGGCAGGCGGAATGGAAGAGGGCCCCGGGGGCCCGGGTTGAGACCCGAGAGCCCCCGCGGAGGTCCTCGTGGAGCCCACCATCCTGTGTACCGACCTTTACCTGCGACTGGGAGACGACGAGCTGCTCGTCATCGACTGTCGCAATCCCTCAGAGTGGGAACGTCATGCCCTGCACATCCCCGGCGCGTTGAGGATGTCACCCAGCGAGGTGGCCCGCGACCATCGCATGCTCCCTGACGACGAGCTCATCGTCCTGTGCGGCTGCTCGTCGGATGGGGCGGACCTGCGGCGCGTCTGCCGCCTCCTGCGCATGCACGGGCGCGACGC
This window encodes:
- a CDS encoding rhodanese-like domain-containing protein; amino-acid sequence: MEPTILCTDLYLRLGDDELLVIDCRNPSEWERHALHIPGALRMSPSEVARDHRMLPDDELIVLCGCSSDGADLRRVCRLLRMHGRDAVCLDGGLQAWIRGGYPTERHARAPVAAQR